A genomic segment from Corylus avellana chromosome ca5, CavTom2PMs-1.0 encodes:
- the LOC132183436 gene encoding 25.3 kDa vesicle transport protein SEC22-1, protein MVKLTIVGRVNDGLPLAQGPRYLNEENGNNISFYKQQAEFILSEISRGNFAPSKMTILVDHHSFNFLVENGIVFITLCDSSYPRKLAFHYLQDLHKEFDKFDNCLIEKITRPYSFLKFESIIGNVRKQYIDTRTQANLSKLNSNRKQDLDIVTKHISEILQGRRNSEISESISRKPRSTPSSIWGSPCLEAIALKWTPITIIVVVVVVLLWASFILTDNFTSSSL, encoded by the exons ATGGTCAAGCTAACAATTGTTGGAAGGGTTAATGATGGGTTGCCTCTCGCACAAGGGCCAAGGTATTTGAACGAGGAAAATGGCAACAATATCTCATTTTACAAGCAACAAGCTGAGTTCATACTCTCagaaatctcaagaggaaactTTGCTCCTTCCAAGATGACCATCCTCGTGGATCATCACTCCTTTAA CTTCTTGGTAGAGAATGGAATCGTCTTCATCACATTGTGCGATTCTTCATATCCAAGAAAACTGGCTTTCCATTATCTACAGGATTTGCACAAGGAATTTGACAAGTTTGATAATTGCTTAATCGAAAAAATTACAAGACCTTACAGCTTTCTCAAATtcg AGAGCATTATTGGGAATGTTAGAAAGCAATATATTGATACAAGAACTCAGGCCAACCTATCAAAGCTTAATTCTAACAGGAAACAAGATTTAGATATTGTTACCAAACACATATCTGAAATTTTACAAGGAAGGAGAAATTCAG AAATATCGGAAAGTATATCCCGGAAACCTCGAAGTACTCCCTCCTCAATTTGGGGGTCTCCGTGCCTTGAG GCAATTGCCTTGAAATGGACGCCAATCACAATCATTGTAGTGGTGGTTGTTGTTCTTTTATGGGCTAGCTTTATACTCACAGACAACTTCACAAGTTCaagcttataa
- the LOC132180461 gene encoding transcription factor LAF1-like, which translates to MGFKPSDKPKPKHRKGLWSPEEDQRLRNYILRHGHGCWSSVPINAGLQRNGKSCRLRWINYLRPGLKRGIFSKEEEETILTLHQMLGNKWSQIAQHLPGRTDNEIKNYWHSYLKKKVNKVEEMEPNTTTRYTSSSSDTMDSSPSPKKARIGVPNSDSPEYMEKSSTYIDHQSILQTSDFPKEANRGSFLPKLLFSEWLSLDHVNGGGFASSDEGLISQNSNLQYTPMHGFLSSDGTYSGGFHEGSATEMFSSQFKFEDQISGNGIVDFISGGDVNVCNDFNMSNSVMY; encoded by the exons ATGGGGTTCAAGCCATCAGACAAGCCAAAGCCAAAACACAGGAAGGGCTTATGGTCGCCTGAAGAAGATCAAAGGCTCCGAAACTATATCCTCAGACATGGCCATGGCTGCTGGAGCTCCGTCCCCATAAACGCCG GATTACAGAGGAATGGAAAAAGCTGCAGATTAAGGTGGATTAACTACTTAAGGCCAGGATTAAAGCGAGGGATATTTAGCAAAGAAGAGGAGGAGACAATCCTGACCCTTCATCAAATGTTGGGCAACAA GTGGTCTCAGATAGCACAACATTTACCTGGAAGGACGGATAACGAGATAAAAAACTACTGGCATTCATATCTGAAGAAGAAAGTGAACAAAGTTGAAGAAATGGAACCTAACACCACAACTCGGTATACCAGTTCAAGCTCAGATACAATGGATTCATCACCCTCTCCCAAGAAGGCTAGAATCGGAGTTCCAAATTCCGATTCACCTGAATACATGGAAAAGTCATCAACATATATTGACCATCAATCCATTTTACAAACTTCCGACTTCCCCAAGGAGGCTAACCGCGGTAGCTTCTTACCAAAGCTTTTGTTCTCTGAATGGCTTTCCCTAGACCATGTTAATGGTGGGGGCTTTGCAAGTTCAGATGAGGGGCTGATTTCTCAGAATTCAAACTTGCAATACACTCCAATGCATGGTTTTTTGTCGAGTGATGGCACGTATAGTGGCGGGTTTCATGAGGGTTCGGCTACTGAGATGTTCAGTTCACAGTTCAAGTTCGAAGATCAAATTTCAGGAAATGGGATCGTTGATTTTATCTCCGGGGGTGATGTTAATGTATGCAATGATTTCAACATGAGTAATAGTGTAATGTACTAA
- the LOC132182787 gene encoding transcription factor LAF1-like, with translation MGFKPSDKPKPKHRKGLWSPEEDQRLRNYILRHGHGCWSSVPINAGLQRNGKSCRLRWINYLRPGLKRGIFSKEEEETILTLHQMLGNKWSQIAQHLPGRTDNEIKNYWHSYLKKKVNKVEEMEPNTTTRYTSSSSDTMDSSPSPKKARIGVPNSDSPEYMEKSSTYIDHQSILQTSDFPKEANRGSFLPKLLFSEWLSLDHVNGGGFASSDEGLISQNSNLQYTPMHGFLSSDGTYSGGFHEGTSATEMFSSQFKFEDQISGNGIVDFISGGDVNVCNDFNMSNSVMY, from the exons ATGGGGTTCAAGCCATCAGACAAGCCAAAGCCAAAACACAGGAAGGGCTTATGGTCGCCTGAAGAAGATCAAAGGCTCCGAAACTATATCCTCAGACATGGCCATGGCTGCTGGAGCTCCGTCCCCATAAACGCCG GATTACAGAGGAATGGAAAAAGCTGCAGATTAAGGTGGATTAACTACTTAAGGCCAGGATTAAAGCGAGGGATATTTAGCAAAGAAGAGGAGGAGACAATCCTGACCCTTCATCAAATGTTGGGCAACAA GTGGTCTCAGATAGCACAACATTTACCTGGAAGGACGGATAACGAGATAAAAAACTACTGGCATTCATATCTGAAGAAGAAAGTGAACAAAGTTGAAGAAATGGAACCTAACACCACAACTCGGTATACCAGTTCAAGCTCAGATACAATGGATTCATCACCCTCTCCCAAGAAGGCTAGAATCGGAGTTCCAAATTCCGATTCACCTGAATACATGGAAAAGTCATCAACATATATTGACCATCAATCCATTTTACAAACTTCCGACTTCCCCAAGGAGGCTAACCGCGGTAGCTTCTTACCAAAGCTTTTGTTCTCTGAATGGCTTTCCCTAGACCATGTTAATGGTGGGGGCTTTGCAAGTTCAGATGAGGGGCTGATTTCTCAGAATTCAAACTTGCAATACACTCCAATGCATGGTTTTTTGTCGAGTGATGGCACGTATAGTGGCGGGTTTCATGAGGGTACTTCGGCTACTGAGATGTTCAGTTCACAGTTCAAGTTCGAAGATCAAATTTCAGGAAATGGGATCGTTGATTTTATCTCCGGGGGTGATGTTAATGTATGCAATGATTTCAACATGAGTAATAGTGTAATGTACTGA
- the LOC132182544 gene encoding pre-mRNA cleavage factor Im 25 kDa subunit 2 isoform X1, which produces MVTSPVVNTYPLSSYTFGTKEPKMEKDTSVADRLARMKVKYYMKEGMRTSVEGILLVQEHNHPHILLLQIGNTFCKLPGGRLKPGENEIEGLKRKLTSKLGATVPALVPDWQIGECVAIWWRPNFETIMYPYCPPHITKPKECKKLYLVHLSEREYFAVPKNLKLLAVPLFELYDNVQRYGPVISTIPQQLSRFQFNMIAK; this is translated from the exons ATGGTAACGTCGCCGGTGGTCAACACTTACCCGCTGTCGAGCTACACCTTCGGGACCAAAGAGCCAAAGATGGAGAAGGACACCTCCGTCGCTGATCGCCTCGCTCGCATGAAAGTCAAGTA CTATATGAAGGAGGGAATGAGGACAAGTGTCGAAGGGATTTTACTG GTGCAGGAACATAATCATCCTCACATACTTCTTCTGCAAATTGGGAACACTTTCTGTAAACTTCCTGGTGGGCGTTTGAAGCCAGGAGAGAATG AAATTGAGGGTTTGAAAAGGAAGCTGACCAGCAAGCTTGGTGCTACTGTGCCTGCTCTTGTGCCCGACTGGCAG ATAGGCGAGTGTGTAGCTATCTGGTGGAGGCCAAACTTTGAAACCATAATGTACCCGTATTGCCCTCCCCACATAACAAAACCCAAG GAGTGTAAGAAGCTTTACCTTGTTCACTTGTCTGAAAGGGAGTACTTTGCTGtcccaaaaaatttgaaacttctTGCTGTTCCATTGTTTGAACTCTATGATAATGTTCAG AGATATGGACCAGTTATATCCACCATTCCTCAACAACTCTCCAGATTTCAGTTCAACATGATCGCTAAATGA
- the LOC132182544 gene encoding pre-mRNA cleavage factor Im 25 kDa subunit 2 isoform X2: MVTSPVVNTYPLSSYTFGTKEPKMEKDTSVADRLARMKVNYMKEGMRTSVEGILLVQEHNHPHILLLQIGNTFCKLPGGRLKPGENEIEGLKRKLTSKLGATVPALVPDWQIGECVAIWWRPNFETIMYPYCPPHITKPKECKKLYLVHLSEREYFAVPKNLKLLAVPLFELYDNVQRYGPVISTIPQQLSRFQFNMIAK; this comes from the exons ATGGTAACGTCGCCGGTGGTCAACACTTACCCGCTGTCGAGCTACACCTTCGGGACCAAAGAGCCAAAGATGGAGAAGGACACCTCCGTCGCTGATCGCCTCGCTCGCATGAAAGTCAA CTATATGAAGGAGGGAATGAGGACAAGTGTCGAAGGGATTTTACTG GTGCAGGAACATAATCATCCTCACATACTTCTTCTGCAAATTGGGAACACTTTCTGTAAACTTCCTGGTGGGCGTTTGAAGCCAGGAGAGAATG AAATTGAGGGTTTGAAAAGGAAGCTGACCAGCAAGCTTGGTGCTACTGTGCCTGCTCTTGTGCCCGACTGGCAG ATAGGCGAGTGTGTAGCTATCTGGTGGAGGCCAAACTTTGAAACCATAATGTACCCGTATTGCCCTCCCCACATAACAAAACCCAAG GAGTGTAAGAAGCTTTACCTTGTTCACTTGTCTGAAAGGGAGTACTTTGCTGtcccaaaaaatttgaaacttctTGCTGTTCCATTGTTTGAACTCTATGATAATGTTCAG AGATATGGACCAGTTATATCCACCATTCCTCAACAACTCTCCAGATTTCAGTTCAACATGATCGCTAAATGA